Below is a genomic region from Bacteroidota bacterium.
GTGCGCTGACCGGAATGAGATCGCCATAAAACACAAAGTCCGAAAGGAGATACAAAACCACCGGCACCAATCCAAAAACAAACCAGGCCAAGTACCTTGGTAAGACTCGCGATTGGAATAGAAGCACGAGCGCCAGCCCAACGGCAATCACCGTGTCCAGTCGCGCCAGCACGAGGAGCGATCCGATAAACCCGGCGAGGAGCAAGCTGCGCCGGTCCATTTGTTCCATCGCGTTCATCACCATCCATGCGAAGAGTAACAGCAAGGGGATGGCGAGTACTGTTTCCATCCCGGTGAAGATGAGCACTGTTTCGAGAACGGCCGCGCCTAAGCTAACCACATAGAGCCAACTCGATGGCGTGAATAGCCGCGAGAGCAATCGCATGAGCAACTCTGCACTGACCATGGCGGAGATGATCTGGATGCCTTCGAGCGCGATGAAGAAGGAGCGATCGTTGCTGCGAACAACAAACGAAACTGCCGAAAGCACCCACAGCCACAGCGGATGATAGCCGTTAGTCGGTACGATGCCATCGAACGACGAGAAGCCGTGCAACGCGATATTCTTCGCCGTGAGATAATAGTAGTAGAAATCATCCTGCGGGAAGACGGAGAAGGCAAGCGAACCACGGAACAGATGATAGAGCGGCTCGTAGGCGAGCGCGGCCGCAAATAGGAGGGTTGTGAGACGAACAATCCAGTCCAAATGACGAATAACGAATGACGAATGACAAATGAAAAGACCTTGTCCCTTATTCGCCATTTGTCATTACTACTCTGTTACTTCGCCGAGATAGGCTTCGATCACCTTCGGATCGTTGCGGATTTCGAGCGGTGAACCATGGGCGATCTTGAGACCGTAATCGAGGACGTAAATCCGCTCGCAGATTCCCATGACGAGCGACATGTCGTGCTCGATGAGTAAGATCGCAATTGAGAATTGCTCGCGAAGTTGCCGGATGAGCCGCATCAGGTTTTGCTTCTCGACCATGTTCATTCCGGCGGCGGGCTCATCGAGCAAGAGCAGCTTCGGCTCCGTGGCGAGCGCGCGGACGATTTCCAAACGGCGCTGATCGCCATACGGTAAACTCGTCGCAAGTTCATCGCGCGCATGGCGGAGCTGAAACAGATCGAGCAATTCCTCCACCCGTAGGGCAACCCGCCGCTCGTTCGAGTAGAAGCTGCCGATGCGGAGCATCGAGCGCCAGTGGCCGAACTTGGTGCGGGGCGTCAGCGATACGCGAATGTTATCGAAAACCGACATCCCGCGAAAGAGCCGAATATTCTGAAACGTCCGCGCAATTCCGCGGTGGCCGATCGTGTGTGGACGAAGTCCGTTCAGGCGCAGGCCATCGAACAGCACATCGCCTTCGGTCGGCTCGTAGACGCCCGTGATGACGTTGAAGACGGTCGTCTTGCCAGCGCCGTTCGGACCGATGAGTCCGACGAGATCGTGCGGACCAATCTCGGCATCGAGATTGCCCACGGCGGTCAGTCCGCCGAAGCGCATTGTAACCTTATCGAGCTTGAGACCTGCCAATTGTTTCACATAGCGTTAAACGATGTGAAACCTGGATACGGTTCTCGATAAGCGGAACGTATCATTGGTGCACTTCTCAACTACCAAGGATGTATGACGCAACCAGCATTGATTCCACAATCTTCATCATGGTAATCATGAGCTACCCTATCACATCCACTTGAAGTAAGCACTGCATCGATAATGTGATAACGGACTTGGCCTGGAGGACAGGTGGGGTCGCTCTCATATACGAAAACATCGAGCTCGGTAAGCGAACCACAAGTCACGGTATAAGTTATATTCCCATTCGCATCAACTGTGTTCGGCTTCGGGTCTAAAGGGTCAGCACTCTCAACTTCGATAATATCGGAACGATATTTAGG
It encodes:
- a CDS encoding ABC transporter ATP-binding protein; this encodes MAGLKLDKVTMRFGGLTAVGNLDAEIGPHDLVGLIGPNGAGKTTVFNVITGVYEPTEGDVLFDGLRLNGLRPHTIGHRGIARTFQNIRLFRGMSVFDNIRVSLTPRTKFGHWRSMLRIGSFYSNERRVALRVEELLDLFQLRHARDELATSLPYGDQRRLEIVRALATEPKLLLLDEPAAGMNMVEKQNLMRLIRQLREQFSIAILLIEHDMSLVMGICERIYVLDYGLKIAHGSPLEIRNDPKVIEAYLGEVTE